From Oceanipulchritudo coccoides, the proteins below share one genomic window:
- the ggt gene encoding gamma-glutamyltransferase, which produces MADRISGKAFATRSEVLAQHGMVASSQPIATQVGLQILREGGSAMDAAIAVNACLGLMEPTGCGIGGDLFAIVWDAKSQSLHGLNGSGRSARSASLDDMRSALGKTGQEHIPMLGPLSVSVPGCVDGWFTLHEKFGHLPFERVLAPAIEYAESGFPVSEVIAYYWNKSIELRASFPGFLDTFTVDGERAPAKGEVWRNPALAETYRLLAREGRDGFYTGKLAREMAGFLEASGSFLREEDFAGHRSEWVDPISTNYRGYDIWELPPNGQGLAALQMLNILEGYDLAGMGFGSAEFVHLFVEAKKQAFADRARCYADPHFFDVPLERLLSKEYAASQRRQIMMDKAAPSVIPDPEVLKRGDTVYFCTADSEGNMVSFIQSNYWGIGSGLCPPGLGFGFQNRGASFALDPSHANVYAPGKRPFHTIIPAFITREGKPLCAFGVMGGDTQPQAHAQIVCHLVDFKLGLQEAGDAPRVVHSGDSNPRGGLMENGGIVVLETGFSPEVIDSLKDRGHCLEAGSGQFGGYQAIWRNPETGVYAGASESRKDGQAAGY; this is translated from the coding sequence GAAGTGAGGTGTTAGCCCAACATGGCATGGTGGCCTCGAGCCAACCCATTGCCACCCAGGTGGGCCTGCAAATTTTGCGCGAAGGCGGCAGTGCCATGGATGCCGCTATTGCCGTCAATGCCTGCCTTGGCCTGATGGAACCCACCGGTTGCGGTATCGGTGGCGACTTGTTCGCCATTGTTTGGGATGCCAAGTCACAATCCCTTCACGGGCTGAACGGAAGCGGACGCAGCGCGCGCAGTGCCAGCCTTGACGATATGCGGTCGGCTCTTGGCAAGACCGGGCAGGAGCACATCCCCATGTTGGGCCCTCTCTCCGTCTCTGTCCCCGGATGTGTGGATGGCTGGTTCACCCTGCACGAGAAATTCGGACATCTCCCCTTTGAGAGGGTTCTTGCCCCGGCCATTGAGTATGCTGAATCGGGTTTTCCGGTCTCTGAGGTCATTGCCTATTATTGGAATAAAAGCATCGAGTTGCGCGCCAGTTTTCCCGGCTTTCTGGACACTTTCACCGTGGATGGTGAACGGGCCCCCGCCAAGGGAGAGGTCTGGCGCAATCCTGCATTGGCGGAAACCTACCGACTCCTGGCCCGCGAGGGGCGTGACGGATTCTATACCGGCAAACTGGCCCGGGAAATGGCAGGCTTTCTGGAAGCAAGCGGTTCATTCCTCCGCGAGGAGGACTTTGCCGGGCACCGGTCCGAATGGGTGGATCCAATTTCCACAAATTATCGCGGCTACGATATCTGGGAGCTACCTCCCAATGGACAGGGCTTGGCCGCATTGCAGATGCTCAACATTCTTGAAGGTTACGACCTCGCCGGGATGGGATTCGGATCGGCTGAGTTTGTTCACCTTTTTGTTGAGGCAAAAAAGCAGGCCTTTGCTGACCGGGCCCGCTGCTACGCCGATCCGCACTTTTTCGATGTTCCTTTGGAGCGCTTGCTCTCAAAGGAATATGCCGCATCCCAGCGCCGGCAAATCATGATGGACAAGGCGGCCCCATCGGTCATCCCGGATCCTGAAGTGCTGAAGCGTGGGGATACGGTATATTTCTGTACGGCGGATTCTGAGGGCAACATGGTCTCCTTTATCCAGAGCAATTACTGGGGAATCGGGTCAGGGCTTTGCCCGCCCGGACTCGGGTTTGGCTTCCAGAACCGTGGTGCTTCCTTTGCCTTGGATCCAAGCCATGCCAACGTCTATGCGCCCGGTAAACGGCCCTTTCACACGATTATTCCCGCTTTCATCACCCGGGAAGGAAAGCCTCTCTGCGCCTTCGGGGTGATGGGAGGCGATACCCAGCCGCAAGCCCATGCCCAGATTGTTTGTCACCTGGTTGATTTCAAACTGGGACTCCAAGAGGCTGGTGATGCACCACGGGTGGTCCATTCCGGTGATTCCAACCCGCGGGGCGGATTGATGGAGAATGGCGGTATTGTGGTCCTTGAGACCGGTTTTAGCCCGGAAGTCATCGACTCTCTCAAGGATCGTGGCCACTGCCTGGAAGCGGGGAGCGGCCAGTTTGGGGGATATCAGGCCATCTGGCGGAATCCGGAAACCGGCGTCTATGCCGGAGCCAGTGAAAGCCGCAAGGATGGGCAGGCGGCCGGATACTGA
- a CDS encoding RNA recognition motif domain-containing protein: MDIYVGNLAYEVQDEDLNEAFAQFGEVESARVIMDRESGRSRGFGFVKMPNREEAEAAVEGLNDNELQGRPLRVREAEERKPRSGGFGGGGGGGGGGGFKRGGGGGGRGGFGGRDGGRQRYR, translated from the coding sequence ATGGATATATATGTAGGAAATCTAGCCTATGAAGTTCAGGACGAAGACCTGAATGAGGCGTTTGCACAATTCGGTGAAGTAGAGTCAGCTCGGGTCATTATGGACCGCGAATCTGGCCGCTCCCGTGGGTTTGGGTTTGTTAAAATGCCAAACCGTGAAGAAGCTGAGGCTGCTGTAGAGGGCCTCAACGATAACGAACTGCAAGGTCGCCCGTTGCGCGTCCGCGAAGCTGAAGAGCGCAAGCCCCGGTCCGGTGGATTCGGTGGCGGCGGAGGCGGCGGCGGAGGCGGTGGCTTCAAGCGTGGTGGCGGCGGCGGAGGCCGTGGCGGCTTTGGTGGTCGCGATGGTGGCCGTCAGCGTTATCGCTAA
- a CDS encoding ABC transporter ATP-binding protein, whose product MDSENRSSNTRPVREVIRIAWSLMAGFRTRFILAILCMLAGTGLRFLVPLVASGTIDYALQSGTGQSRVVDFFRRTVEQDWLAGHLWAAGLVIFGLTCGAGLFNFMKGKLAAEASDGIARKLKNRLYGHLQRLPMRFFDKAETGDLVQRCTSDVETLRMAISTQVVEVSHALILMGTAIPLMFMIDARMAAVSFALIGPLIAFGYFYIKRVRYLFQLFDEAEGKVTAVVQENLTGLRVVRAFRRQAFEIEKFSGPNQNYRDLGLRLIRLMAIYWSISDFVALSQNALVLGIGLHFISSGSLTVGTLFAFIMLLNLVLWPVRQMGRTLTELGKSTVAIGRIEEILEEAEEGGTPDHGLPTGRGHILARDVTFSHQEGQVALEKVSFEVRPGETLAILGPSGSGKSTLIHLLLRLYDYQSGSIQFDGVEMKELDRIWCREQFATVMQEPFLFSKSIIENIRLGRPSAREKEITRVAQMAHIHETIHSFPSGYKTLVGERGVTLSGGQRQRVALARALLREAPVLLLDDALSAVDTETEEIILDALRKRHGKMTTIVIAHRLSTLSHADRVIVMDQGKIVESGTHEELCRSDGLYRRLWHIQNKEEPGGMEPFTMKN is encoded by the coding sequence GTGGATTCAGAAAATCGCAGTTCAAACACGCGCCCTGTCCGGGAGGTCATCCGGATTGCCTGGTCGCTCATGGCTGGATTCCGGACACGGTTCATTTTGGCCATCCTGTGCATGCTGGCGGGGACCGGATTGCGCTTTCTCGTACCGCTGGTCGCCAGCGGGACCATTGATTATGCCCTCCAGAGCGGGACCGGTCAGAGCCGTGTGGTGGATTTTTTCCGCAGGACCGTCGAGCAGGACTGGCTGGCTGGTCATCTCTGGGCGGCTGGTCTGGTGATCTTCGGGCTGACCTGCGGGGCCGGCCTGTTCAATTTCATGAAGGGGAAGCTTGCCGCCGAGGCATCTGACGGGATCGCCCGGAAATTGAAAAACCGGCTTTATGGTCACCTGCAACGCCTTCCGATGCGCTTTTTCGACAAGGCTGAGACGGGTGATCTCGTCCAGCGTTGCACCTCTGATGTGGAAACCCTACGGATGGCCATCAGCACGCAAGTGGTGGAGGTCAGTCATGCTCTCATTCTGATGGGAACGGCGATTCCGCTCATGTTCATGATTGATGCACGGATGGCCGCTGTCAGCTTTGCCTTGATTGGACCACTCATCGCCTTCGGGTATTTTTATATCAAGCGCGTTCGCTACCTCTTCCAGCTCTTTGATGAAGCGGAGGGCAAAGTGACGGCCGTGGTACAGGAGAACCTGACCGGTTTGCGCGTTGTCCGGGCCTTTCGTCGTCAGGCTTTCGAAATAGAGAAATTCAGTGGGCCCAACCAGAATTACCGCGATCTTGGGCTGCGCCTCATCCGCTTAATGGCAATCTATTGGTCCATTTCGGACTTTGTCGCCTTGTCGCAAAACGCGCTTGTCCTTGGAATTGGACTACACTTTATCTCTTCTGGTTCACTGACTGTGGGGACGCTCTTTGCGTTCATCATGTTGCTGAACCTCGTCCTTTGGCCGGTCCGCCAGATGGGGAGAACCTTGACTGAGTTGGGTAAATCAACCGTCGCCATCGGGCGCATTGAGGAAATCCTTGAGGAGGCTGAGGAGGGAGGGACGCCTGATCATGGCCTTCCAACCGGTCGCGGCCATATCTTGGCACGCGATGTAACCTTCTCCCACCAGGAAGGGCAGGTCGCCTTGGAGAAGGTCTCCTTTGAAGTCAGGCCCGGGGAAACCCTTGCCATACTCGGCCCATCCGGATCCGGGAAGTCCACTTTGATTCATTTGCTTCTACGCCTGTATGATTACCAGAGCGGGAGCATCCAGTTTGATGGTGTTGAAATGAAGGAGCTGGACCGGATCTGGTGTCGTGAACAATTCGCGACAGTCATGCAGGAACCCTTTCTCTTTTCCAAGTCTATCATTGAGAATATCAGGCTCGGCCGTCCATCCGCCCGTGAGAAAGAAATTACCCGGGTGGCCCAGATGGCCCATATTCATGAAACCATACACAGCTTTCCTTCCGGCTATAAGACCTTGGTGGGCGAGCGTGGAGTGACGCTGTCTGGCGGCCAGCGGCAACGCGTCGCCCTTGCCCGGGCGCTCTTGCGCGAGGCGCCGGTCTTGTTGCTGGACGACGCATTGAGTGCGGTCGACACCGAGACCGAGGAAATCATTCTTGATGCCTTGCGGAAGCGTCATGGAAAGATGACGACAATTGTCATTGCCCACCGTTTGTCGACGTTGTCGCATGCCGACCGGGTGATCGTCATGGACCAGGGGAAAATCGTCGAGTCAGGTACTCATGAAGAGCTTTGTCGCAGCGACGGTTTGTATCGCCGCCTCTGGCACATCCAGAACAAGGAGGAACCGGGAGGGATGGAACCCTTCACAATGAAGAACTGA
- a CDS encoding ABC transporter ATP-binding protein, producing the protein MHLEEDTFHNRLDWKLWHQVLRHAYPYKRFLVGIALLAVTIATCEACFALVTRWAIDDVSSMEEGFSVLPYVSAYMGLALTLVLGVWGFIILAGGLSHHMSHDIRRDTFKRLQELEFAYFDHRPTGWLISRLTSDCDKLSRIIAWSFLDLVWASSLILAISVILLSLNLKLGLLVLSVVPPLMMISSWFQKRLLLSSRKTRQYNSFITASFSEGIQGLKTTKTFVREETNLKEFSTLSDKMYDYSVLNAIQSAIYLPIVLTIGSVAAGLVLWIGGGDYLAESLTLGTLIAFIFYSGQFFDPINQIAAILVQLQGAQAAGERVLSLLATEPKIRDSDAVLSRLSTSEASAPESTLAEDGHSKTIRQIEFRNVSFSYKEDEPILEDFNFLINPGETIALVGASGGGKSTIVSLLARFYEPTGGGIYIDGIEYRERSLDWYQSNLGIVLQSPHLFAGTVKENILYGRLDATQEEIEEAARLVNAHAFIEKLENGYETDVGEGGNRLSTGQKQLVSFARAILANPQIFIMDEATSSIDTETEALIQAGLHAILHGRISFVIAHRLSTIRSADKILVIERGQILEYGSHSELMSRKGPYYALYTRQFRTETEASVLDRVGG; encoded by the coding sequence ATGCATCTCGAAGAAGACACATTTCATAACCGACTCGACTGGAAGCTCTGGCATCAGGTGCTCCGGCATGCCTACCCATACAAGCGCTTTCTGGTGGGAATTGCTTTGCTTGCGGTGACCATTGCCACTTGTGAAGCCTGCTTTGCCCTCGTGACCCGCTGGGCCATCGACGATGTCTCCAGCATGGAAGAAGGCTTCAGTGTGCTTCCCTATGTCTCGGCGTACATGGGGCTGGCCCTGACGCTTGTCCTGGGCGTCTGGGGTTTTATCATTCTTGCTGGCGGCTTGAGCCATCACATGAGTCACGATATAAGACGCGATACCTTCAAGCGGCTCCAGGAGCTTGAGTTTGCCTACTTTGATCACCGGCCCACCGGCTGGTTGATATCGCGGCTGACCAGTGATTGTGACAAGCTTTCGAGAATCATTGCCTGGAGCTTTCTGGATCTGGTATGGGCGAGCAGCCTTATTCTGGCCATCTCGGTGATCCTGTTATCCCTGAACCTGAAACTTGGATTGCTTGTCCTCAGCGTTGTCCCGCCATTGATGATGATCAGCTCATGGTTCCAGAAGCGGCTTCTCCTGAGCTCGCGGAAGACACGGCAGTACAATTCCTTTATCACAGCCTCATTCAGCGAGGGAATCCAAGGATTGAAAACAACCAAGACCTTCGTGCGCGAAGAGACCAACCTGAAGGAGTTTTCCACACTCTCGGATAAGATGTACGACTATTCCGTCCTGAACGCGATCCAGTCGGCCATTTACCTTCCGATTGTCCTGACGATCGGCAGTGTTGCCGCGGGTCTGGTCCTTTGGATCGGGGGAGGGGACTATCTGGCGGAATCCCTTACCTTGGGGACCCTGATCGCGTTTATATTTTATTCCGGTCAGTTTTTTGATCCCATCAACCAGATTGCCGCAATCCTTGTCCAGTTACAGGGTGCGCAAGCGGCTGGGGAGCGCGTGCTGAGCCTGCTGGCGACGGAGCCCAAGATTCGTGACAGCGACGCGGTCCTCTCCCGGCTCAGCACCAGCGAGGCGAGCGCCCCTGAATCCACGCTGGCGGAGGATGGCCACTCCAAAACAATCCGGCAGATAGAATTCCGCAACGTCAGTTTTTCCTACAAGGAGGACGAGCCAATACTTGAGGACTTCAATTTCCTCATCAATCCCGGTGAGACCATTGCCCTTGTCGGGGCGAGCGGCGGAGGCAAGAGCACCATTGTGAGCCTGCTTGCACGCTTCTACGAACCAACCGGTGGCGGAATTTATATTGATGGTATTGAGTATCGTGAACGTTCCCTTGATTGGTACCAATCCAACTTGGGGATTGTGCTTCAGTCTCCGCACTTGTTTGCCGGAACCGTAAAGGAGAATATTCTCTACGGGCGCTTGGATGCAACGCAGGAGGAAATCGAGGAAGCGGCCCGGTTGGTCAATGCCCACGCCTTTATTGAAAAGCTGGAAAATGGCTATGAGACGGATGTCGGCGAGGGCGGCAACCGGCTTTCCACCGGACAAAAGCAGCTGGTCTCCTTTGCCCGGGCCATTCTGGCGAATCCGCAGATATTCATCATGGATGAGGCAACCTCTTCCATCGACACCGAAACCGAAGCGCTTATCCAGGCTGGCCTCCACGCGATCCTGCATGGGCGGATCAGTTTTGTTATTGCTCACCGGCTTTCAACAATCCGCTCGGCCGACAAGATCCTCGTTATTGAACGTGGTCAAATCCTTGAATACGGATCCCATTCGGAACTGATGTCGCGCAAGGGCCCGTATTATGCGCTCTACACGCGGCAGTTCCGTACGGAAACCGAGGCCAGTGTCCTGGACCGCGTGGGCGGGTAG
- a CDS encoding PGPGW domain-containing protein has product MGILDWIKANEVLLSLLGAASLLMFLGSLLMIPIIVAYIPEDYFLRLKQNKFPRKPLRQIGHILKNLMGGILLLAGICMLLLPGQGILTMLVGISLLDFPGKARLQIRLVRLRRVRKSIAWIRHKAGRKPLILPDSD; this is encoded by the coding sequence ATGGGGATTCTGGATTGGATCAAGGCCAATGAAGTTCTGCTCAGCTTGCTGGGGGCTGCCAGCCTGCTCATGTTCCTTGGATCGCTGCTGATGATACCAATCATTGTCGCCTACATACCGGAGGACTATTTCCTTCGTCTAAAACAGAATAAATTTCCCCGCAAGCCGCTACGCCAGATTGGTCATATCCTGAAAAACCTCATGGGCGGGATTTTACTTCTAGCGGGTATCTGCATGCTCCTTCTCCCAGGACAAGGAATCCTGACCATGCTCGTCGGAATCAGCCTGCTTGATTTCCCGGGAAAGGCACGGCTGCAAATACGTTTGGTCCGCCTGCGAAGGGTCCGCAAATCAATTGCCTGGATCCGGCACAAAGCCGGTCGCAAGCCGCTGATTCTGCCAGATAGTGACTAA
- a CDS encoding tRNA-queuosine alpha-mannosyltransferase domain-containing protein, which yields MNSACLKICLLEPYYGGSHRRWADEYKRFSSHRVDILSLPPRHWKWRMHGAAVSFAGQLIESGERYDLILANDLMDVAVFISLTREAGIESPVASYFHENQISYPLSPSDTDREAGRDLHYGYINYTTALASSAVFFNSEFHRRSFLESLPAFLGRFPDHQNMETIARIEQKSRALPLGMDLHALDQLKPGQDKPVNREPLLLWNHRWEFDKCPQGFMDILLELQNRQIPFKIALLGQKLEEADEGIMEKIKRLGDRVLHLGAVESASDYAHWLWEADILPVTAIQDFFGGSVVEAVYCGCHPVLPNRLAYPEHFADAPVFFETESDAIEMLVDLITSGDWRKPCPLSGQLRQYDWSELAPAYDQAMREI from the coding sequence ATGAATAGTGCCTGTTTAAAAATCTGCCTTCTTGAGCCCTATTATGGTGGCTCACATCGTCGTTGGGCGGATGAATACAAGCGGTTTTCCAGTCACAGGGTGGATATCCTGTCCCTTCCGCCCCGGCACTGGAAATGGCGGATGCACGGGGCCGCGGTGAGTTTTGCCGGCCAGTTGATTGAGTCAGGAGAAAGGTATGACCTGATCCTTGCGAATGACCTGATGGATGTCGCTGTATTCATTTCCCTGACACGGGAAGCCGGGATTGAATCTCCCGTGGCAAGCTACTTTCATGAGAACCAGATCTCTTATCCGCTTTCCCCATCCGATACCGACAGGGAAGCGGGGCGTGACCTGCATTACGGATATATCAATTACACAACTGCCCTGGCTTCTTCGGCAGTCTTCTTTAATTCTGAATTCCATCGGCGCTCATTCCTTGAATCCCTCCCGGCATTCCTTGGCCGTTTTCCGGACCATCAGAACATGGAGACGATCGCGCGCATCGAACAAAAGTCACGCGCCCTTCCGCTCGGCATGGACCTGCACGCACTGGACCAGCTCAAGCCAGGGCAGGACAAACCAGTGAACAGGGAACCCTTGCTCCTCTGGAATCATCGTTGGGAATTCGACAAGTGCCCTCAGGGATTCATGGACATTCTCCTGGAGCTCCAGAACCGGCAAATTCCGTTCAAGATCGCCCTGCTCGGGCAGAAACTCGAAGAGGCAGACGAGGGGATTATGGAGAAGATCAAGCGCCTGGGTGACCGCGTCCTCCATCTGGGTGCTGTCGAGAGTGCTTCGGACTATGCTCATTGGCTCTGGGAGGCGGACATTCTCCCTGTTACGGCCATCCAGGATTTTTTCGGGGGAAGCGTCGTCGAAGCAGTCTACTGTGGATGCCACCCCGTCCTGCCCAATCGGCTTGCCTATCCGGAGCATTTTGCGGACGCGCCTGTTTTCTTTGAGACGGAATCAGACGCCATTGAAATGCTTGTGGACTTGATCACTTCCGGCGACTGGCGGAAGCCGTGTCCACTCAGCGGCCAACTCAGGCAATATGACTGGAGCGAACTGGCTCCGGCATATGATCAGGCCATGAGGGAAATATAA
- a CDS encoding DUF456 domain-containing protein, which produces MLSLILATSLIALGLLGTLLPILPGTVIAFSGIAVHKLLLGEASVSWEFVAIALGITLLTLVIDAWCTWWGARRFGASWKGALGAVLGGIFGLLFFSLPGLILGPIVGAVLFELLDNRSGPEAARAGAGTVVGALIAFVLKIGLTTGMVAAFYISLMA; this is translated from the coding sequence ATGCTATCATTGATTCTTGCCACCAGCCTGATTGCCCTTGGGCTTCTGGGGACACTTTTGCCCATCCTTCCGGGAACCGTCATCGCGTTTTCCGGTATTGCGGTTCACAAACTCCTTCTCGGGGAAGCGTCTGTCTCGTGGGAGTTTGTCGCCATTGCGCTGGGAATAACGCTTCTCACCCTTGTGATTGACGCATGGTGCACATGGTGGGGAGCCCGCCGCTTCGGTGCCTCATGGAAAGGGGCCCTTGGGGCGGTCCTGGGCGGGATCTTCGGGCTGCTCTTTTTCAGCCTGCCGGGCTTGATACTCGGGCCCATCGTCGGGGCTGTCCTGTTTGAACTGCTGGACAACCGGTCCGGACCCGAGGCGGCCCGCGCTGGTGCGGGAACAGTCGTTGGAGCCCTGATCGCGTTTGTCCTGAAAATCGGGCTCACCACCGGAATGGTCGCCGCCTTTTATATTTCCCTCATGGCCTGA
- a CDS encoding carboxypeptidase-like regulatory domain-containing protein: protein MKIPILFTTILAHMVLVAQSPSNLPSLELTTVTFTVVDPAGQPVEGARIEASRYGPGNAEGKTDESGRVSLQLSKGRSLTVYVSKDGYYKTGGELFRGGLYKGPERKLIPREIADAYTIELKPVLDPVFMQHRRIRGNAPAVDRPVGFDLRVGDWVGPLGKGVTEDMFFHFHDVYVDGETFAGTMTITFPNEGDGIQAFQAARPFSMEFGSNLAPPNSAPLDGYEARLSYSMAHQEGDPYQSYQEKDRNYILRTRTKMDASGRILEACYGWIQGEIEFDPRGDEGPELVFSYFFNPDTDPDARSLEYNLHRPRK from the coding sequence ATGAAAATCCCGATACTCTTCACAACTATTCTAGCCCATATGGTCCTCGTTGCCCAATCCCCCTCCAACTTGCCAAGCCTTGAGCTGACAACAGTGACGTTTACCGTTGTAGACCCGGCAGGCCAACCCGTTGAAGGCGCACGGATTGAAGCATCGCGCTACGGGCCGGGCAATGCTGAAGGAAAGACCGATGAAAGCGGGCGTGTCTCCCTGCAACTCTCAAAGGGTCGAAGCCTTACCGTGTATGTATCCAAAGATGGATACTACAAGACCGGCGGAGAGCTGTTTCGCGGTGGACTTTATAAAGGTCCGGAGAGAAAACTGATTCCACGGGAAATCGCTGACGCCTATACGATTGAATTGAAGCCGGTCCTGGATCCGGTCTTCATGCAGCATCGCCGGATCAGGGGAAACGCCCCCGCGGTGGACAGACCGGTCGGATTCGATTTACGGGTCGGTGACTGGGTCGGGCCGCTTGGAAAAGGCGTGACGGAAGACATGTTCTTTCATTTCCACGATGTCTATGTTGATGGAGAGACGTTTGCCGGAACGATGACAATCACCTTCCCAAACGAAGGCGATGGAATCCAGGCCTTCCAGGCGGCGCGTCCCTTTTCAATGGAATTTGGCAGCAACCTTGCCCCGCCCAACAGTGCTCCCCTGGATGGCTATGAGGCGCGGCTCTCCTACTCCATGGCACATCAGGAAGGCGATCCCTACCAGAGTTATCAGGAGAAGGATCGTAACTACATCCTGCGAACCCGGACTAAAATGGATGCCAGCGGCCGGATACTGGAAGCCTGCTATGGCTGGATCCAAGGCGAGATTGAGTTTGATCCGCGAGGAGATGAGGGCCCGGAGCTTGTTTTCAGCTACTTTTTCAACCCGGATACCGATCCGGATGCCCGATCCCTTGAATATAACCTGCACAGGCCCCGCAAATAG